The following proteins come from a genomic window of Geomonas sp. RF6:
- a CDS encoding PP2C family protein-serine/threonine phosphatase has product MDEKAGRQRVLIIDDTPESIRVLMESLRQDYAIMVATSGEKGLELAFGDPAPDLILLDIRMPGMSGYEVCRRLKDHPTLKEIPVIFLSALDRSDDIVKAFKTGGVDYVTKPFHFDEVQARVKTHLRLRSTLKELEAKSAELQSAYDQLDQEFRSVGEVQATLLPSPIPQIDGFESASFYRPARLAGGDYFDIFPIDGGRWGVFIADVIGHGPRAAVMTAMIHVMLHLAPHKGDTDAVLAFLNDLLTVRSRQEQFVTAFYGVLDTRDRVLTFSCAGHPPPAIRRLAARTTEWCSASEGIPLGVSPSGSYPAACVNFLPGDTFLFYTDGITETEHRDAELYGMERLARVIQTAGDISAMDMCRRICASVERFRNGKEQLDDVTLLVLKVLRSE; this is encoded by the coding sequence ATGGATGAGAAAGCGGGAAGACAACGAGTCCTCATCATAGACGACACCCCTGAGAGCATCCGAGTTCTCATGGAGTCGCTGCGGCAGGACTACGCCATCATGGTGGCGACCAGCGGCGAGAAAGGGCTGGAGCTCGCCTTCGGGGACCCCGCGCCCGACCTCATCCTCCTGGACATCAGGATGCCGGGGATGAGCGGGTACGAGGTGTGCCGCCGCCTGAAGGACCATCCGACGCTGAAGGAGATCCCGGTGATCTTCCTGAGCGCGCTCGACCGTTCCGACGATATCGTGAAGGCCTTCAAGACGGGGGGCGTCGACTACGTGACAAAGCCGTTCCACTTCGACGAGGTGCAGGCCCGTGTGAAGACGCACCTCAGGCTGCGCAGCACCCTGAAGGAGCTGGAGGCGAAGAGCGCAGAGCTGCAAAGCGCCTACGACCAGCTCGACCAGGAATTCCGCTCTGTCGGCGAGGTGCAGGCGACCCTGCTGCCGAGCCCGATCCCGCAGATTGACGGCTTCGAATCCGCGAGCTTCTACCGCCCGGCGCGGCTTGCCGGGGGCGACTACTTCGACATATTCCCCATCGACGGGGGGCGCTGGGGGGTGTTCATCGCCGACGTCATCGGCCACGGCCCCCGCGCCGCCGTCATGACAGCCATGATCCACGTCATGCTCCACCTCGCTCCGCACAAGGGTGACACCGATGCCGTCCTTGCCTTTCTCAACGATCTCCTCACCGTCAGGTCGCGGCAGGAGCAGTTCGTCACCGCATTCTACGGCGTCCTCGACACCAGGGACCGCGTCCTCACCTTTTCCTGTGCCGGACACCCCCCTCCGGCGATCCGCCGCCTCGCCGCCCGGACCACAGAGTGGTGCAGCGCCAGTGAAGGGATCCCGCTCGGGGTGAGCCCCTCCGGGAGCTACCCGGCGGCGTGCGTCAACTTCCTGCCCGGCGACACTTTTCTCTTTTATACGGACGGAATAACCGAGACGGAGCACCGCGACGCCGAATTGTACGGCATGGAGCGGCTGGCGCGGGTCATACAAACGGCGGGGGACATAAGCGCGATGGACATGTGCCGGAGGATCTGTGCCAGTGTGGAGCGCTTCAGAAACGGGAAGGAACAGCTCGATGACGTGACGCTGCTGGTTTTGAAGGTCTTGCGGTCCGAGTAG